Proteins from one Rhinolophus ferrumequinum isolate MPI-CBG mRhiFer1 chromosome 15 unlocalized genomic scaffold, mRhiFer1_v1.p scaffold_54_arrow_ctg1_1, whole genome shotgun sequence genomic window:
- the EMP2 gene encoding epithelial membrane protein 2, producing MLVLLAFIIVFHITSAALLFVATIDNAWWVGDEFFADVWRICVNNTNCTEIGDGFTDYATMQAVQATMILSTILCCIAFLIFLLQLFRLKQGERFVLTSIIQLLSCLSVLIAASIYTDRRQELHSQNAALYGQTAEGTYGYSFILAWVAFAFTFISGLMYLILRKRK from the exons ATGTTGGTGCTTCTGGCCTTCATCATTGTCTTCCACATCACCTCTGCGGCCTTGCTTTTTGTCGCCACCATCGACAAT GCCTGGTGGGTAGGGGACGAGTTTTTTGCAGATGTCTGGAGAATCTGCGTCAACAACACAAATTGTACAGAAATCGGTGACGGCTTTACCG ACTACGCCACGATGCAGGCGGTCCAGGCCACAATGATCCTGTCCACCATTCTGTGCTGCATCGCCTTTCTGATCTTCCTGCTCCAGCTCTTCCGTCTCAAGCAGGGAGAGAGATTTGTTTTAACCTCCATCATCCAGCTCCTGTCAT GCCTGTCCGTCTTGATAGCAGCTTCCATTTACACAGACCGACGCCAGGAACTTCACAGCCAAAACGCGGCACTCTATGGGCAGACCGCGGAGGGCACGTACGGCTACTCCTTCATCCTGGCGTGGGTGGCCTTCGCCTTCACCTTCATCAGCGGCCTTATGTACCTGATACTGAGGAAGCGCAAATAG